In a genomic window of Aeromicrobium panaciterrae:
- a CDS encoding metallophosphoesterase — MNRSLCGLATAAAVVTGGLLCVSPAQAANDVTINLVAVNDFHGQIDGKVVQWAATVEQLLGDGSADNTLLISAGDNVGESAPASNAQDDNPTIDVLNVLGVDASAVGNHEFDKGYNDLVNRIMARADFPILGANVTKSGGAPALDASTMYTVSGVRIAVIGAVTDTTPELVEPSGIAGLTFGDPVEGINAEVDRLNALPSSEQPDVIVAAIHEGAPWGTWTLEQAMQSSNTFTRIVEDTSPDVDAMIMGHTHNAYVYNAPVPGDSGRTRPLIQTGYHGQNVGQIKLTVDADTGDVRAHTARNVERVTTSDDDLIPTDPKLATIAEIRDDAVTFAASKSEAATAAKQEYDAAVVARDEAYAHAADLKDQYEASVEEGHDVYATASAIKVDYDAAVAEGKAAYANAASIKQKYDTAVAEGKASYATATTIKQAYDAAVLEGRAAYAAAGSIKQAYDVAVAEGKASYANAATIKQAYDTAAAEGKAAYANAATIKQAYDTAAAEGKAAYTLAAAVKQEYLATVALGDPDSNLLLPGLAQKYLDALAAGDAAYARAAAMKTDYDAAIAAGKAAYARANGMKTDYDAAIAAGKAAYARATGMKTDYDAAIAAGNAAYAKAAGMKSDYDAAIAAGKAAYAKAWAFAPEYDAAISAGKAAYAEAATIKVDYDAAVAAVNAATAKTSALKETYDAAVAALNEAQATVSALLETLLSLL, encoded by the coding sequence ATGAACCGATCGCTTTGTGGACTCGCGACGGCTGCCGCCGTCGTGACTGGCGGTCTGCTGTGCGTATCGCCAGCTCAAGCGGCAAATGACGTCACGATCAATCTCGTCGCTGTGAACGATTTCCACGGCCAGATCGACGGCAAGGTTGTCCAATGGGCGGCGACAGTCGAACAGCTGCTCGGCGATGGCTCAGCCGACAACACACTGCTCATCTCGGCCGGAGACAATGTCGGCGAGTCCGCGCCCGCATCCAACGCTCAGGACGACAACCCGACGATTGATGTGCTCAACGTTCTGGGTGTCGACGCCTCGGCCGTTGGCAATCACGAGTTCGACAAGGGCTACAACGATCTGGTCAACCGCATCATGGCGCGGGCCGACTTCCCGATCCTCGGCGCCAACGTCACGAAGTCCGGCGGAGCGCCCGCGCTGGATGCCTCCACGATGTACACCGTCAGCGGAGTGCGGATCGCCGTCATCGGCGCCGTCACGGACACCACGCCAGAACTCGTCGAGCCGTCGGGCATCGCAGGGTTGACCTTTGGCGATCCCGTGGAAGGGATCAACGCCGAGGTTGACCGGCTCAACGCCTTGCCGTCGTCCGAGCAACCTGACGTCATCGTTGCCGCCATCCACGAAGGTGCTCCGTGGGGAACCTGGACCCTTGAGCAGGCGATGCAGAGCAGCAACACCTTCACGCGGATCGTCGAGGACACGTCGCCTGATGTCGATGCGATGATCATGGGCCACACGCACAACGCGTACGTCTACAACGCGCCGGTTCCTGGCGATTCAGGCCGCACCCGTCCCTTGATTCAGACGGGCTACCACGGACAGAACGTCGGCCAGATCAAGTTGACCGTTGACGCCGACACAGGAGATGTCAGAGCGCACACCGCACGAAATGTCGAGCGCGTCACGACCTCGGATGACGATCTGATCCCGACAGATCCCAAGCTGGCCACCATTGCTGAGATCCGCGACGACGCAGTCACATTCGCCGCTTCCAAGTCGGAAGCAGCGACAGCCGCGAAGCAGGAGTACGACGCGGCGGTCGTCGCTCGCGACGAAGCGTATGCCCATGCCGCCGACCTGAAGGACCAGTACGAAGCGTCTGTGGAGGAAGGCCACGACGTCTACGCCACCGCTTCGGCAATCAAGGTCGACTACGACGCAGCTGTCGCCGAAGGCAAAGCCGCCTACGCCAACGCGGCCTCCATCAAACAGAAGTACGACACGGCCGTCGCTGAAGGCAAAGCCTCGTACGCAACAGCCACCACCATCAAGCAGGCCTACGACGCAGCCGTACTGGAGGGTCGAGCAGCCTACGCAGCAGCCGGTTCGATCAAGCAGGCCTACGACGTGGCCGTTGCCGAGGGCAAGGCTTCCTACGCCAACGCAGCAACGATCAAGCAGGCCTACGACACCGCCGCCGCTGAGGGCAAAGCCGCCTACGCCAACGCAGCAACGATCAAGCAGGCCTACGACACCGCCGCCGCTGAGGGCAAAGCTGCCTACACGCTGGCTGCAGCAGTCAAGCAGGAGTATCTGGCCACTGTCGCGCTCGGTGATCCGGACTCAAATCTCCTGTTGCCTGGCTTGGCCCAGAAGTATCTGGACGCTCTGGCGGCTGGCGACGCGGCCTACGCCAGGGCTGCCGCGATGAAGACCGACTACGACGCCGCCATCGCCGCAGGCAAAGCGGCCTACGCGCGCGCCAACGGCATGAAGACCGACTACGACGCCGCCATCGCCGCAGGCAAGGCCGCCTACGCGCGCGCCACCGGCATGAAGACCGACTACGACGCCGCCATCGCCGCCGGCAATGCCGCCTACGCCAAGGCTGCCGGAATGAAGTCGGACTATGACGCTGCCATCGCGGCTGGCAAAGCGGCCTACGCAAAAGCGTGGGCGTTCGCTCCGGAGTACGACGCCGCCATCTCCGCGGGCAAGGCCGCCTACGCCGAAGCCGCGACCATCAAGGTCGACTACGACGCCGCCGTGGCCGCGGTGAACGCGGCAACTGCGAAGACCTCAGCCCTGAAAGAGACGTACGACGCGGCCGTGGCCGCATTGAACGAGGCTCAGGCAACGGTGTCAGCGCTGCTCGAGACACTCCTGAGCCTGCTGTGA
- a CDS encoding ferredoxin reductase, with translation MTEPLIQRSPALRGLRRFGKALTTPLAPDDYLALINPLWSQRELRGRIEKVVPITDRAATLVIRPGWGWSFNHAPGQYIGIGVEIDGKFHWRSYSLSSVPLVEGKTVSITVKAMPEGFLSDHLVNGLEPGTIVRLASPQGDFVLPDPPPAKMLMLVGGSGITPVMSILRTMDRRGSIPDVVLAYSATTEDDMMFVHELRVLALRYESFTFYERFTDADGLLTADQLDTVCPDWREREAWACGPGPMLDAFSEHFESEGRLDHLHVERFTLNLASGGEGGTVTFGVGGPTVEVDGATTLLEAGEKAGINMLFGCRMGICHTCDVPLASGSIRDLRSGNEHSEPNEYIQTCISVAAGDCTLAI, from the coding sequence ATGACTGAACCACTGATCCAGCGGTCGCCGGCCCTGCGCGGCCTTCGCCGCTTTGGGAAGGCTCTCACCACCCCGCTTGCGCCTGACGACTACCTGGCTCTGATCAATCCGCTCTGGTCGCAGCGTGAGCTGCGCGGCCGGATCGAAAAGGTCGTACCGATCACCGATCGAGCCGCAACCCTCGTGATCCGCCCTGGATGGGGCTGGTCGTTCAACCATGCTCCTGGCCAATACATCGGAATTGGCGTCGAGATCGACGGCAAGTTCCACTGGCGCTCCTACTCGCTCTCGTCTGTTCCGCTCGTCGAGGGCAAGACCGTCAGCATCACGGTGAAGGCCATGCCCGAAGGGTTCCTCTCAGATCACCTGGTCAATGGTCTCGAGCCCGGAACAATCGTTCGCCTTGCCTCACCCCAGGGCGACTTCGTCCTCCCCGATCCTCCCCCAGCGAAGATGCTGATGCTTGTTGGCGGCAGCGGCATCACCCCGGTCATGTCGATCCTGCGAACCATGGATCGCCGAGGTTCCATACCCGATGTCGTTCTCGCATACTCGGCGACGACTGAGGACGACATGATGTTCGTCCACGAGCTGCGGGTTCTGGCGCTGAGGTATGAATCCTTTACGTTCTACGAACGATTCACCGATGCAGACGGGCTGCTCACAGCTGACCAGCTCGACACGGTCTGCCCGGACTGGCGCGAGCGCGAGGCCTGGGCCTGCGGACCGGGACCGATGCTCGACGCGTTCAGCGAACATTTCGAGTCGGAGGGACGACTCGACCACCTCCACGTCGAGCGCTTCACGCTCAACCTCGCGAGCGGCGGCGAGGGCGGCACCGTCACCTTCGGTGTCGGCGGCCCCACCGTCGAGGTCGACGGCGCCACGACGCTGCTCGAAGCCGGCGAGAAGGCCGGCATCAACATGCTCTTTGGTTGCCGTATGGGTATCTGCCACACGTGCGACGTACCTCTTGCATCCGGCAGCATCCGCGACCTGCGCAGCGGCAACGAGCACAGCGAACCGAACGAATACATCCAGACCTGCATCTCAGTCGCCGCCGGTGACTGCACCCTGGCCATCTGA
- a CDS encoding acyl-CoA desaturase, which produces MAYADVREYTHLTDDEVDAIGAELDAIRAEIEASRGQADRDYILRVITLQRRLAAAGRITLFASFFPPAWLLGTALLGSAKILENMELGHNAMHGQWDWMNDPEIHSSNWEWDTTQPAEQWKHSHNYIHHQFTNVLGHDNDIGYGILRMSRDQKWHPANLGQPAYNALLALFFEWGVALHDLDIEAIRKGEKDIPLLKKQLRQIGRKVGKQSLKDYVMYPLLTGPFFLHTLTANFTANIIRNVWTHGIIFCGHFPDGAVHFTEEELEDETRAEWYLRQMLGSANFKGGKLLHIMSGQLGYQIEHHLFPDLPSNRYAQISVKVQDLCKRYDIPYTTGPLWKQYGQTLRTILKLSLPNKRTEDNPAPLSPRQSRRLRDDERQNRRSELGKWSGAA; this is translated from the coding sequence ATGGCATACGCCGACGTACGTGAATACACCCACCTGACCGACGATGAGGTAGACGCGATTGGCGCCGAGCTCGACGCCATACGCGCCGAGATCGAGGCGTCCCGCGGTCAGGCTGACCGCGACTACATCCTGCGCGTCATCACACTTCAGCGCCGCCTTGCCGCCGCTGGACGCATCACCCTGTTCGCCAGTTTCTTCCCGCCTGCCTGGCTGCTCGGCACCGCGCTGCTCGGGTCCGCCAAGATCCTCGAGAACATGGAGCTCGGGCACAACGCCATGCACGGCCAGTGGGACTGGATGAACGACCCCGAGATCCACTCGAGCAACTGGGAGTGGGACACCACTCAGCCGGCCGAGCAGTGGAAGCACTCGCACAACTACATCCACCACCAGTTCACCAACGTTCTCGGCCACGACAACGACATCGGCTACGGCATCCTGAGGATGTCACGTGACCAGAAGTGGCACCCGGCCAACCTCGGCCAGCCCGCCTACAACGCACTGCTCGCCCTGTTCTTCGAGTGGGGTGTGGCGCTGCACGACCTCGACATCGAGGCGATTCGCAAGGGCGAGAAGGACATACCGCTACTCAAGAAGCAGCTGCGCCAGATCGGCAGGAAGGTCGGCAAGCAGTCCCTCAAGGACTACGTGATGTACCCGCTGCTGACCGGTCCTTTCTTCCTGCACACGTTGACGGCCAACTTCACCGCCAACATCATCCGCAACGTGTGGACGCACGGCATCATCTTCTGCGGTCACTTCCCCGACGGGGCGGTGCACTTCACCGAGGAAGAGCTGGAGGACGAGACGCGCGCGGAGTGGTACCTGCGCCAGATGCTGGGCTCGGCCAACTTCAAGGGCGGCAAGCTGCTCCACATCATGAGCGGCCAGCTCGGCTACCAGATCGAGCATCACCTGTTCCCCGACCTGCCCAGCAACCGCTACGCTCAGATCTCGGTCAAGGTCCAGGACCTCTGCAAGCGGTACGACATCCCGTACACGACCGGACCGCTGTGGAAGCAGTACGGGCAGACTCTCCGCACCATCCTGAAGTTGTCGCTGCCCAACAAGCGCACCGAGGACAACCCGGCACCGCTGTCTCCGCGTCAGTCCCGGCGCCTGCGTGATGACGAGCGACAGAACCGACGCTCCGAGCTCGGCAAGTGGTCGGGCGCGGCGTGA
- a CDS encoding nitroreductase family deazaflavin-dependent oxidoreductase, translating to MPLSGEYAPSTSDWARKQAELYESTHGEKGNSILGRPIILLYTLGAKSGKIRTTALMRVEHEGEYLVVASKGGAPDNPSWFYNLVDAPLVELKDGAVRKDYTPRELDGDERAVWWDRAVEAFPNYAEYQVKTDRLIPIFLLTPVD from the coding sequence ATGCCGCTGAGTGGAGAATACGCACCGAGTACGTCCGACTGGGCCCGCAAGCAGGCCGAGCTCTACGAGAGCACCCACGGCGAGAAGGGCAACTCGATCCTGGGTCGACCGATCATCCTGCTCTACACGTTGGGCGCAAAGAGCGGCAAGATCCGTACGACTGCGTTGATGAGGGTCGAGCACGAAGGCGAGTATCTCGTCGTAGCTTCCAAGGGTGGGGCGCCCGACAATCCGAGCTGGTTCTACAACCTCGTCGATGCGCCACTGGTCGAGCTCAAGGACGGTGCTGTCCGCAAGGACTACACGCCACGTGAGCTTGATGGCGACGAGCGCGCTGTCTGGTGGGACCGTGCAGTGGAGGCATTCCCCAACTACGCGGAATACCAGGTCAAGACGGATCGGCTGATCCCGATCTTCCTGCTCACGCCCGTCGACTAA
- a CDS encoding glyoxalase superfamily protein, producing the protein MDCRIELIFVPVTDVDRARDFYADQVGFNLDHDIRVDENIRFVQLTPVGSACSIAFGDGMGSGLAPGQQDSIQVVVASAQAARDELIAKGVEATELDVQPWGTFTSFADPDGNRWHVQELPVR; encoded by the coding sequence ATGGACTGCAGGATCGAACTCATCTTCGTGCCGGTCACCGATGTCGATCGGGCGCGTGATTTCTATGCTGATCAGGTCGGATTCAACCTTGACCACGACATCCGCGTAGACGAGAACATACGTTTTGTGCAGCTGACGCCAGTCGGTTCTGCCTGCTCAATCGCGTTCGGCGACGGCATGGGCAGCGGACTTGCGCCCGGCCAGCAAGACAGCATCCAGGTCGTCGTCGCCAGCGCTCAGGCCGCCCGCGACGAGCTGATCGCCAAGGGTGTCGAAGCCACCGAGCTCGACGTACAGCCGTGGGGCACGTTCACGAGCTTCGCCGACCCGGATGGCAACCGCTGGCACGTTCAGGAGCTGCCTGTCCGCTAA
- a CDS encoding class I SAM-dependent methyltransferase, with the protein MTSEMPADLLAHALEAKGFMPEDEGAFLHRVARERLLHGPALEIGTYCGKSAIYMGAAAREVGGIVLTVDHHRGSEENQAGWEHHDSSLVDDEFGLMDTLLVFRKTIARAGLEDQVTAVIGKSTSVATWWHTPVSLLFIDGGHAEEHAQNDYSGFAHWVMPGGALVIHDVFERPEDGGQAPFHVWQRAVESGSFEPTETVGSMRVLTRSRGQAGELVG; encoded by the coding sequence GTGACTTCGGAGATGCCTGCAGACCTGCTTGCCCATGCACTGGAGGCCAAGGGCTTCATGCCCGAGGATGAGGGCGCCTTCCTGCATCGCGTCGCGCGTGAGCGCCTCCTCCACGGGCCGGCACTCGAAATCGGTACGTACTGCGGCAAGTCCGCGATCTACATGGGCGCCGCGGCACGCGAGGTTGGTGGCATCGTGCTCACGGTCGACCACCACCGTGGCTCGGAAGAGAACCAGGCTGGCTGGGAGCACCACGACTCCTCGCTCGTCGACGATGAGTTCGGCCTGATGGACACGCTGCTGGTGTTCCGCAAGACGATCGCCCGGGCTGGGCTCGAGGATCAGGTGACTGCCGTCATCGGCAAGTCGACCAGCGTTGCGACCTGGTGGCATACGCCGGTCAGCTTGTTGTTCATCGACGGCGGTCACGCCGAAGAGCACGCCCAGAACGACTACTCAGGATTTGCGCACTGGGTCATGCCGGGAGGTGCCCTGGTGATCCATGACGTCTTCGAGCGCCCAGAAGACGGCGGTCAGGCACCGTTCCACGTATGGCAGAGAGCCGTCGAGTCAGGGTCCTTCGAGCCGACCGAGACGGTGGGCTCGATGCGAGTGCTAACGCGTAGTCGGGGACAAGCCGGCGAACTGGTCGGTTGA
- a CDS encoding prenyltransferase: MTPEQIAQTAASIASMQEPDGAIPWTIGEHTDAWNHVEGAMALLVGGEIAAAEAAYDWCLRTQRSDGSWPMKLVAGTVEDASTETNMAAYVAVGVLHHWSIRRDREFLDRMWPVVRGALDLVVDLQLPFGGIAWSREWDANGPAKINDEALLAGSSSIYQALRCGVALAEIMDEPQPEWELAGGRLGHALREHRDQFLDKSNFSMDWYYPVLGGAVRGPAASEMLASRWDTFVEDGLGIRCVSENPWFTGAETCELAMALQAIGDPRAEQVFTDMQHLRTEDGAYWTGYVTPDRVHWPHEHTTYTAAAVILAWDVLTSTTYGSGVMTGHGIGVEFDEIALECDCPSTDQFAGLSPTTR, translated from the coding sequence ATGACCCCGGAGCAGATTGCCCAGACGGCTGCCAGCATCGCCTCGATGCAGGAGCCCGATGGAGCGATCCCGTGGACCATCGGCGAGCACACTGACGCCTGGAACCACGTCGAGGGCGCCATGGCACTGCTCGTTGGTGGCGAGATTGCCGCCGCGGAGGCCGCGTACGACTGGTGCCTGCGCACCCAGCGTTCTGACGGTTCTTGGCCGATGAAGCTGGTTGCCGGCACTGTCGAGGACGCCAGCACCGAGACCAACATGGCCGCCTACGTCGCCGTCGGCGTGCTTCACCACTGGTCGATCCGTCGAGACCGTGAATTCCTCGACCGTATGTGGCCGGTTGTACGCGGCGCACTCGACTTGGTCGTGGACCTCCAGCTGCCGTTCGGCGGTATTGCGTGGTCGCGCGAGTGGGATGCCAATGGCCCCGCCAAGATCAACGACGAGGCACTGCTGGCCGGCAGCTCCAGCATCTATCAGGCGCTGCGCTGCGGAGTCGCGCTCGCCGAGATCATGGATGAACCGCAACCTGAGTGGGAGCTCGCGGGAGGTCGTCTGGGTCACGCCCTGCGCGAGCACCGCGACCAGTTCCTCGACAAGTCGAACTTCTCGATGGACTGGTACTACCCCGTTCTTGGCGGCGCCGTGCGCGGTCCCGCCGCTTCAGAGATGCTCGCCTCACGATGGGACACGTTCGTCGAGGACGGCCTCGGCATCCGCTGCGTCAGCGAGAACCCCTGGTTCACCGGTGCCGAGACCTGCGAGCTCGCCATGGCACTGCAGGCGATCGGCGATCCACGTGCCGAGCAGGTATTCACCGACATGCAGCACCTCCGCACGGAGGACGGCGCCTATTGGACCGGCTACGTCACGCCGGATCGAGTCCACTGGCCGCACGAACACACGACCTACACCGCAGCGGCCGTGATCCTCGCCTGGGATGTGCTGACCTCGACCACATACGGCTCGGGCGTCATGACTGGCCACGGCATCGGCGTCGAGTTCGACGAGATCGCGCTGGAGTGCGACTGCCCGTCAACCGACCAGTTCGCCGGCTTGTCCCCGACTACGCGTTAG
- a CDS encoding class I SAM-dependent methyltransferase — translation MLTIDFDRLGLKPGERVIDVGAGAGRHSFEMYRRGADVIAFDQDADELANVLDLFGAMKEAGEVPEGASADIKEGDALALPFADGEFDRVIASEILEHIPADIQAINELVRVLRPGGTMAITVPRWLPEIVCWKLSEDYHNTPGGHIRIYSDKELIGKLVNAGMEFEEIDYAHGLHSPYWWLKCAVGVKNDDNPLVKAYHQVLVWDIMKTPRYSTVTRFAEKLLNPVIGKSMVLYLRKPESASS, via the coding sequence GTGCTGACGATTGACTTTGACCGTCTCGGTCTCAAGCCGGGCGAGCGTGTTATCGATGTGGGAGCTGGCGCTGGCCGGCACTCGTTCGAGATGTACCGCCGCGGTGCCGACGTGATCGCATTCGATCAGGACGCCGATGAACTGGCCAACGTGCTCGACCTGTTCGGTGCGATGAAGGAAGCCGGCGAAGTGCCCGAGGGCGCGTCTGCCGACATCAAGGAGGGTGACGCCCTGGCGCTTCCCTTCGCTGATGGCGAGTTCGACCGGGTCATCGCATCCGAGATCCTCGAGCACATCCCCGCCGACATCCAGGCGATCAACGAGCTCGTACGCGTTCTGCGTCCCGGTGGCACGATGGCCATCACGGTGCCCCGTTGGCTGCCAGAGATCGTCTGCTGGAAGCTCTCCGAGGATTACCACAACACGCCTGGCGGTCACATCCGCATCTACTCCGACAAGGAGCTGATCGGCAAGCTCGTCAACGCCGGCATGGAGTTCGAAGAGATCGACTACGCGCACGGTCTGCACTCGCCCTACTGGTGGCTCAAGTGCGCAGTGGGCGTCAAGAACGACGACAACCCGCTCGTGAAGGCCTACCACCAGGTTCTGGTGTGGGACATCATGAAGACGCCTCGCTACAGCACGGTGACGCGATTCGCGGAGAAGCTCCTCAACCCGGTCATCGGCAAGAGCATGGTGCTCTATCTGCGCAAGCCGGAGTCTGCTTCGTCATGA
- a CDS encoding glycosyltransferase family 4 protein, producing the protein MRIAFMSYRSKPHCGGQGVYLRHLSRELVELGHHVEVYSGQPYPELDEGVILHKVPSLDLYREPDPFRIPKAKEFRDLLDVEEFLTMCTAGFPEPKTFSKRAARLMKDRVGDFDIVHDNQTVGSGMLDIAELGFPLITTIHHPITFDRRIDLAQAPLRKKVSTRRWYGFLRMQKRVAKQLTKILTVSESSRRDIIADFGVDPSVLEVITLGVDDVFVPPTAPRVPGRIMAMASADAPMKGIATLLEAFAKLRTERDHLELVLVTTPKAGGRTEKLIDDLGIAEHVRFVNGISDAELVDIMGSAELACVPSLYEGFSLPTAELMACATPLVVSRAGAIPEVVGEDGVCAKLVTPGDVGELEAAIADLLDDPKRREAMGKAGRERVLEMFSWSAVAKSTAAAYEEVIAAHAAKNAGEK; encoded by the coding sequence GTGCGTATCGCATTCATGTCTTACCGCAGCAAGCCACATTGCGGTGGTCAGGGCGTCTACCTCCGACACCTGAGCCGTGAGCTGGTTGAGCTCGGTCACCACGTCGAGGTCTACTCGGGTCAGCCCTACCCGGAGCTCGACGAAGGCGTCATCCTGCACAAGGTGCCGTCGCTTGACCTCTACCGCGAGCCCGACCCGTTCCGCATCCCGAAGGCCAAGGAGTTCCGCGACCTGCTCGACGTCGAGGAATTCCTCACGATGTGCACCGCCGGATTCCCCGAGCCCAAGACGTTCAGCAAGCGCGCTGCTCGCCTGATGAAGGACCGAGTTGGCGACTTCGACATCGTCCACGACAACCAGACGGTCGGCTCGGGCATGCTCGACATCGCCGAGCTGGGCTTCCCGCTCATCACCACGATCCATCACCCGATCACGTTCGATCGCCGAATCGATCTGGCGCAGGCTCCGCTTCGCAAGAAGGTCAGCACTCGTCGCTGGTACGGCTTCCTGCGTATGCAGAAGCGAGTCGCCAAACAGCTCACCAAGATCCTCACGGTCTCGGAGTCGAGTCGCCGCGACATCATCGCCGACTTCGGCGTTGATCCTTCGGTCCTCGAGGTCATCACGTTGGGTGTTGACGACGTGTTCGTACCGCCGACAGCCCCGCGCGTACCGGGTCGAATTATGGCCATGGCCAGTGCCGATGCCCCGATGAAGGGAATCGCGACGCTGCTGGAGGCCTTTGCCAAGTTGCGTACCGAGCGCGATCATCTCGAACTCGTGCTCGTCACGACGCCCAAGGCTGGCGGACGCACGGAGAAGCTCATCGACGATCTCGGCATCGCTGAGCACGTCCGGTTCGTCAACGGCATCAGCGACGCTGAGTTGGTCGACATCATGGGCTCTGCTGAGCTCGCCTGCGTCCCGTCACTGTACGAAGGCTTCTCGCTGCCGACCGCCGAACTGATGGCGTGCGCCACCCCGCTCGTCGTAAGCCGTGCCGGCGCGATCCCTGAGGTTGTCGGTGAGGATGGCGTCTGCGCCAAGCTCGTGACTCCTGGCGACGTCGGAGAGCTCGAAGCGGCCATTGCCGATCTGCTCGACGACCCCAAGCGCCGCGAGGCGATGGGCAAGGCCGGACGCGAGCGCGTACTCGAGATGTTCAGCTGGAGTGCCGTAGCCAAGTCCACGGCTGCCGCATACGAAGAAGTGATCGCTGCTCATGCAGCAAAGAATGCAGGGGAGAAGTAA
- a CDS encoding glucose 1-dehydrogenase, whose product MSRLAGKRAIITGGAQGQGAAIARHFVREGAKVIIADVADDAGKLLADELGDAAFFSHLDVADPASWAEVVKDAEVSLGGTVNVLVNNAGVLRFGEIDTMLESDLDLLINVNMKGTFFGMAAVAPAMKANRQGSIINCSSVEGLAGMSSLTGYAGTKFAIRGMTKSAAIELGAHNVRVNSVHPGMIDTPMTQAQGGEAAMQWGSTRIPLERVGTPEDIAPLYVYLASDESGYTTGGEFAVDGGVTASHTFYPGNSGKNSGR is encoded by the coding sequence ATGTCCCGTCTTGCGGGTAAGCGCGCGATCATCACTGGTGGCGCACAGGGTCAGGGCGCGGCCATCGCGCGCCACTTCGTACGTGAAGGCGCCAAGGTGATCATCGCCGACGTCGCCGACGACGCGGGCAAGCTGCTTGCCGACGAGCTTGGCGACGCTGCGTTCTTCAGCCACCTCGATGTGGCCGACCCGGCTTCGTGGGCCGAGGTCGTCAAGGACGCCGAAGTCAGCTTGGGCGGAACCGTCAACGTGCTCGTCAACAACGCCGGCGTCCTGCGCTTCGGCGAGATCGACACGATGCTCGAGTCGGACCTGGACCTGTTGATCAATGTCAACATGAAGGGCACGTTCTTCGGTATGGCCGCTGTTGCCCCGGCGATGAAGGCCAACCGTCAGGGCTCGATCATCAACTGCTCCTCGGTCGAAGGCCTCGCCGGAATGTCGTCGCTGACCGGCTACGCCGGCACGAAGTTCGCCATCCGCGGCATGACCAAGTCCGCAGCGATCGAGCTCGGCGCCCACAACGTGCGCGTCAACTCGGTCCACCCGGGCATGATCGACACCCCCATGACCCAGGCGCAGGGCGGCGAAGCGGCCATGCAGTGGGGATCGACCCGCATTCCGCTTGAGCGCGTTGGAACGCCTGAGGACATCGCACCGTTGTACGTGTACTTGGCGAGCGACGAGAGCGGTTACACCACGGGCGGCGAATTTGCCGTCGATGGCGGGGTCACAGCAAGCCACACGTTCTACCCGGGCAACAGTGGGAAAAATTCCGGACGCTGA
- a CDS encoding 3-oxoacyl-ACP reductase codes for MSSISLDGRTAVVTGAGAGLGRAEAVALAKAGARIVLNDLPGAADEAADEIKALGAEVAFAPGDIGERATADLIVKTALDSFGSLDIVVNNAGVTRDKMLFNMTDEEFDLVIKIHLRGHFLLSRNAAAHWKQLAKETGAPVDASVINTASEAFLTGSPGQANYAAAKAGITALTLTTARGLSRIGVRANAICPRARTAMTAAVFGEDESGKTIDPYSADHVAPLVAYLASPAASRISGQVFVVYGGMVALIAAPVVEQRFDTTADIWSTEELDKSLGGFFADRDPEISFAADAILSL; via the coding sequence GTGAGCTCAATTTCTCTGGACGGCCGCACTGCGGTCGTCACCGGTGCTGGCGCGGGCCTGGGGCGTGCAGAAGCCGTTGCCCTGGCGAAGGCCGGCGCACGCATTGTCCTCAATGACCTTCCCGGTGCGGCCGATGAGGCTGCCGATGAGATCAAGGCGCTGGGCGCCGAGGTCGCATTTGCGCCCGGCGACATCGGCGAGCGAGCCACCGCTGACCTGATCGTGAAGACGGCGCTCGACAGTTTCGGCTCCCTCGACATCGTGGTCAACAACGCCGGCGTCACTCGCGACAAGATGCTGTTCAACATGACCGACGAGGAGTTCGACCTCGTCATCAAGATCCACCTCCGGGGCCACTTCCTGCTGTCGCGCAATGCTGCAGCGCATTGGAAGCAACTCGCCAAGGAGACCGGCGCACCCGTCGATGCCAGTGTCATCAACACGGCATCCGAGGCGTTCCTCACTGGCTCGCCCGGCCAGGCCAACTACGCCGCCGCCAAGGCGGGCATCACGGCGCTCACGCTGACGACGGCTCGCGGGCTGTCACGCATCGGCGTACGCGCCAACGCGATCTGCCCCCGCGCTCGTACGGCGATGACTGCCGCGGTGTTCGGAGAAGACGAGTCTGGCAAGACGATCGACCCCTACAGCGCCGATCACGTAGCCCCGCTGGTCGCGTACCTCGCCTCACCGGCGGCTTCACGTATCAGCGGTCAGGTCTTCGTCGTCTACGGCGGGATGGTGGCGCTGATCGCCGCACCCGTTGTGGAGCAGCGTTTCGACACCACGGCCGACATCTGGTCCACCGAGGAGCTCGACAAGTCCCTCGGCGGCTTCTTCGCTGACCGGGATCCCGAGATCTCGTTCGCAGCCGACGCCATTCTTTCGCTCTAA